In the genome of Crassaminicella thermophila, the window TAAAATAAAATTGAAAGGAAGATGAAAAAATGAAAAATCCTATTGTAACTATTGAAATGGAAAATGGAAATAAAATCAAGATAGAATTGTATCCTGAGGTAGCACCAAATACAGTAAAGAATTTTGTGTCACTTGTAAAAAAAGGCTTTTATGATGGATTGATTTTTCATAGAGTAATATCTGGTTTTATGATACAAGGAGGATGTCCAAAAGGGATAGGAATAGGAGGACCGGGATATACAATTAAAGGTGAATTTAGTATGAATGGATTCAAAAATGATTTAAAGCATGAAAGAGGAGTTATATCAATGGCAAGAGCAGCTCAGCCAGATTCTGCAGGCTCACAATTTTTCATTATGCATGAGACGTCTCCTCATCTAGATGGGCAGTATGCAGCTTTTGGAAAAGTCATAGAAGGTATGGAAGAAGTAGATCGTATTGCAGCAACAAGGACAAATTTTCAAGACAAGCCATTAGAAGATGAAAAGATGAAAAAAGTAACAGTTGAGCTGTTTGGAGAAGAATACCCAGAACCAGAAAAATTATAGGTAAAAAAGCTGGTAATGTATTTTGCCAGCTTTTTAAAAACTATTTTTAACTATTTTAATTGCCTCTTTAAATATTTCTTTTTCAGGAGAAATAGGATCAGGAAGTTGTTCAATAGAAAACCATTTTACTTCTTGACTTTCATAGCTGCATTTTATATCTCCAGAAATATATTTACAAGCGTATACATAGATATGTGAATTGCTATATGCATCTTTATATGTAAAATCATGAATTTTTTTTAAAACTTCACATATTATACCTGTTTCTTCAAATACTTCACGGCATACTGTTTCTTCTTGTGTTTCACCTAGATCTAGGAATCCTCCTGGAGGAGCCCAAAGAATAGGATGCCATTTTCTTTTTACTAAAAGGGTCTTGTTATTATTTATAACGATTCCCAGTGCAGCTGTTTTCATTTATAAACACCTCTTGTAGATAACTGTCATAATTATTTATTTTAATTTATTGCTTGAACCTAGAACATTCTTTATTTTGTGCTGTACCATTCCTTTAATAGCTTCTCTTGCAGGACCTAAGTATTTTCTAGGATCAAATACTGAAGGATTTTCTACTAGGAATTTTCTAACAGCTGCTGTCATTGCCAATCTTAAGTCTGTATCGATATTTACTTTACAAACTCCTAATTTGGCAGCTTGACGAATCATATCTTCAGGAACACCTTGAGCTCCAGGGATTTCTCCACCATACTCATTGCAAGCTTTTACAAACTCTGGAAGAACTGTAGATGCTCCATGTAAAACCAATGGTGTATTTGGTAATAGATTTGTGATTTTTTCTAGCCTTTCAAAATCTAGTCTAGGTTCTCCTTTGAATTTATATGCACCATGACTAGTTCCAATCGCAATAGCAAGGGAATCAACACCTGTTCTTTCAACGAATTCTACTGCTTGATCAGGATCAGTAAAGGTTGCTTCTTTTTCGCTGACATTGACAGCATCTTCAATACCAGCAAGTCTTCCTAATTCTGCTTCAACGACAACACCTTTAGAATGTGCATATTCTACAACTTTTTTGGTAAGTGCAATGTTTTCTTCAAAAGGATACTTTGATCCATCTATCATAACAGAAGTGAATCCATCATCTATACATGCTTTGCATATTTCAAAATCTTCTCCGTGATCAAGATGTAGTACAATATCTAGTCCACTATCTTCAACGGCAGCTTCAACAAGTTTTTTTAGATAAACAGGGCTTGCATATTTTCTTGCACCTGCAGAAACTTGAAGGATAAGAGGAGACTGTTCTTCTTTAGCTGCTTCTACAATTCCTTGGATAATTTCCATATTATTTACATTGAATGCACCAATGGCATATTTGCCTTTTTTTGCATCCTTAAACATTTGAGTAGATGTAATAAGTGGCATAATAAAACCTCCTATATATAAAATTATAATTATAGAACCAATAAAATATAACATAAAAAGAATATGTGTTTTGCTATATATACTGATACATACAAATTATTCTACCTAATTGTAATTATATAACATTAAGTTAAAAAATACCACAAAAAATACTTTGAAGAATTAAAAATTTCCTGTACAATAGAGATATAACAATATACAATATAATAGATATAATATGCTTTAAAATATAATAATATAGTATAATAAGAAAAATTATAAAAAATACATTTTAATTTAAAATAATTTTTCAAATTTTAAAGTTTGAAAATTATAAATGATGGGAGGATGAGAAGTGAAATATAAAAGTCAAATACCAAATTTATTTACACTTTTAAATTTATCATTAGGTATATTAGCGATTATTTTAATATTTTATGAGCAGTATGGTGTTTCATCAATTTTGATTATTCTTGCAGGGATGTTGGATAGGATGGATGGAAAACTTGCAAGAAAATTTGATGTAGTAAGTGATTTTGGAAAAGAGTTGGATTCATTGTGTGACCTTATTTCTTTTGGTGTAGCACCAGCTATTTTAATGTGGAATTTAAATTTAATGGAAACAGGTGATATAGGAATTGTTGTAACACTAATATTTGTGCTTTGTGGAACTATAAGACTTGCAAGATATAATATTATGGAATTTGATGGTGTGTATATGGGAATTCCTATAACACTTTGTGGCGGACTTGTGGCATTAATGTCATTATACTCTACAAAGTTTGTAGCAAACTTAAACTTTATATTAGTAACCATGCTATTTTTATCTTATGCAATGGTGAGTAAAAAAATTAAGTTAAGAAAAAGATAACATTAGCCCACCTGTAACGGTGGGTATAGTTTTGCCCAAACTTTGGTAATGATAAGGGATATGAAAAGAAAGAGGAGAATAGATATGTATTTACCAGAAAAATTTTTAGATAAAATGAGGGAATTATTAAAGGATGAATTTGAATTATTTTTAAAATCCTATGATAATATTAAGTTTCAAGGACTGAGAGTCAATACTTTGAAGATTTCAGTAGAAGATTTTAAAAAAATTTCACCTTTTAAACTAAGACCGATACCATGGTGTAAAGATGGTTTTTATTTTGAAGAAGGAGAAAGACCTGCAAAGCATCCTTATTATCATGCAGGTTTGTATTATATACAGGAACCAAGTGCTATGACTCCTGCAGAAGTATTAAATCCTCAGCCAGGAAATAGA includes:
- a CDS encoding NUDIX hydrolase; translation: MKTAALGIVINNNKTLLVKRKWHPILWAPPGGFLDLGETQEETVCREVFEETGIICEVLKKIHDFTYKDAYSNSHIYVYACKYISGDIKCSYESQEVKWFSIEQLPDPISPEKEIFKEAIKIVKNSF
- the fba gene encoding class II fructose-1,6-bisphosphate aldolase, yielding MPLITSTQMFKDAKKGKYAIGAFNVNNMEIIQGIVEAAKEEQSPLILQVSAGARKYASPVYLKKLVEAAVEDSGLDIVLHLDHGEDFEICKACIDDGFTSVMIDGSKYPFEENIALTKKVVEYAHSKGVVVEAELGRLAGIEDAVNVSEKEATFTDPDQAVEFVERTGVDSLAIAIGTSHGAYKFKGEPRLDFERLEKITNLLPNTPLVLHGASTVLPEFVKACNEYGGEIPGAQGVPEDMIRQAAKLGVCKVNIDTDLRLAMTAAVRKFLVENPSVFDPRKYLGPAREAIKGMVQHKIKNVLGSSNKLK
- the pssA gene encoding CDP-diacylglycerol--serine O-phosphatidyltransferase; amino-acid sequence: MKYKSQIPNLFTLLNLSLGILAIILIFYEQYGVSSILIILAGMLDRMDGKLARKFDVVSDFGKELDSLCDLISFGVAPAILMWNLNLMETGDIGIVVTLIFVLCGTIRLARYNIMEFDGVYMGIPITLCGGLVALMSLYSTKFVANLNFILVTMLFLSYAMVSKKIKLRKR
- a CDS encoding peptidylprolyl isomerase; this encodes MKNPIVTIEMENGNKIKIELYPEVAPNTVKNFVSLVKKGFYDGLIFHRVISGFMIQGGCPKGIGIGGPGYTIKGEFSMNGFKNDLKHERGVISMARAAQPDSAGSQFFIMHETSPHLDGQYAAFGKVIEGMEEVDRIAATRTNFQDKPLEDEKMKKVTVELFGEEYPEPEKL